The following are encoded in a window of Risungbinella massiliensis genomic DNA:
- the folK gene encoding 2-amino-4-hydroxy-6-hydroxymethyldihydropteridine diphosphokinase codes for MSTITAYLGLGTNLGDRPKQLQQAVQLLAESDGITISKVSAIYQTEPVGYVDQPDFLNIAVRLETNLTATELLTTALEIEQKLQRVRTIRWGPRTMDIDILLYGKEYYQSSHLEIPHPRMWERAFVLVPLLDVMEPFEREFWRVSEYLAKLPDRKEVHKTPLSLALQVAGRKTLQMEVLLNGEEEI; via the coding sequence ATGAGTACGATCACGGCATATTTAGGACTAGGAACCAATTTAGGTGATCGTCCTAAACAGTTGCAACAAGCAGTACAATTGCTCGCTGAGTCAGATGGAATCACTATCTCAAAAGTTTCTGCGATCTATCAGACAGAGCCAGTTGGCTATGTAGATCAGCCAGACTTTCTCAATATAGCGGTTCGGTTAGAGACCAACTTAACAGCTACAGAGCTTTTAACTACTGCTTTAGAGATCGAACAGAAATTGCAACGAGTAAGGACTATTCGCTGGGGCCCTCGAACGATGGATATTGATATTTTGCTGTATGGAAAAGAGTACTATCAATCTTCTCACCTTGAAATTCCACATCCACGTATGTGGGAAAGAGCGTTTGTCTTAGTGCCGTTGTTAGATGTTATGGAACCTTTCGAACGAGAATTTTGGAGAGTGTCAGAGTATCTGGCGAAACTTCCAGATAGGAAAGAAGTACACAAAACTCCATTATCCCTTGCTCTTCAAGTGGCAGGGAGAAAAACATTACAAATGGAAGTTTTACTTAATGGAGAGGAGGAAATATAA
- the lysS gene encoding lysine--tRNA ligase, which yields MSIEETNEQIQVRRDKLDQLRDRGVNPFGGKFERSHLAKDVEANYEGFTKEELEQKEAHVTIAGRLMTKRVQGKASFAHIQDLSGRIQIYVRLDRVGEEQYETFQTADLGDYLGIQGVVFKTNRGELSVKADEVTFLSKSLRPLPEKYHGLKDVEQRYRKRYLDLVMNPDVKQTFITRSRIIASMRSYLNSIGYLEVETPSLHVIPSGASARPFATYHNALDMKIYMRIALELHLKRLIVGGMEKIYEIGRCYRNEGVSTRHNPEFTMMELYEAYADYQDIMDLTENLIAHIAQEVRGTTKIQYQGQEIDLTPRWARRSMTDLVQEYCGVDFTKELTDEEARQIAKDHGVGIAENLTYGQVINEFFEQKVEEHLIQPTFVYGHPVDISPLAKRNEADPRFTDRFELFIYGRELANAFSELNDPIDQRHRFEAQVAQKDAGNEEAHPMDEDYLEAMEYGMPPTGGLGIGIDRLVMLLSDSPSIRDVLLFPHMRDQG from the coding sequence ATGTCCATAGAAGAAACAAATGAGCAGATTCAAGTTCGCCGTGACAAACTGGATCAGCTACGTGATCGTGGAGTGAATCCGTTTGGTGGAAAATTTGAACGGAGTCATCTTGCCAAAGATGTAGAAGCAAATTATGAAGGATTTACGAAAGAAGAGTTGGAACAAAAAGAGGCTCATGTGACAATCGCCGGCCGTCTCATGACAAAACGTGTTCAGGGAAAAGCATCTTTTGCACACATACAAGACCTAAGTGGTCGTATTCAGATCTATGTTCGTCTAGATCGTGTAGGCGAAGAACAATATGAAACTTTCCAAACAGCTGACCTTGGAGATTATTTGGGGATTCAAGGAGTAGTATTCAAAACCAATCGTGGAGAATTGAGTGTGAAAGCCGACGAAGTGACATTCCTCAGCAAATCACTGCGTCCTCTTCCTGAAAAATATCATGGACTCAAAGACGTTGAACAACGTTACCGCAAGCGCTATTTGGATTTAGTAATGAATCCAGATGTAAAACAAACCTTTATAACCCGCTCTCGTATCATCGCGTCGATGCGTAGCTATCTGAATAGCATCGGCTATTTAGAAGTAGAAACACCTTCCTTGCATGTAATTCCAAGTGGAGCATCTGCTCGTCCTTTTGCTACTTATCACAATGCATTGGATATGAAGATTTATATGCGAATTGCTTTAGAACTTCATCTAAAACGTTTGATCGTCGGTGGTATGGAAAAAATATACGAGATTGGTCGTTGTTATCGCAATGAGGGAGTCTCTACTCGTCACAATCCAGAGTTTACGATGATGGAACTGTATGAAGCTTATGCAGATTATCAGGATATCATGGATTTGACTGAAAACTTGATTGCCCATATTGCCCAAGAGGTTCGTGGGACGACGAAAATTCAGTATCAAGGTCAGGAGATCGACTTGACACCAAGATGGGCTCGTCGTTCGATGACCGATCTGGTTCAAGAGTATTGTGGAGTAGACTTTACAAAAGAGTTGACAGATGAAGAAGCTCGTCAAATTGCCAAGGACCATGGGGTAGGGATTGCGGAAAATCTAACTTATGGACAAGTAATCAACGAGTTCTTTGAACAAAAAGTGGAGGAGCATTTGATCCAACCGACTTTTGTTTATGGACATCCAGTAGACATCTCTCCTCTTGCGAAACGAAATGAAGCAGATCCAAGATTTACTGATCGATTTGAGTTGTTTATTTATGGAAGAGAATTAGCTAACGCTTTCTCTGAGTTAAATGATCCGATTGATCAACGGCATCGTTTTGAAGCCCAAGTTGCGCAGAAAGATGCGGGTAATGAAGAGGCTCATCCAATGGATGAGGACTACTTGGAAGCGATGGAGTATGGAATGCCTCCAACCGGTGGACTAGGTATTGGTATTGACCGTCTTGTTATGCTACTCTCCGATAGTCCTTCTATACGAGATGTGCTTCTGTTCCCCCACATGCGAGACCAAGGTTAA
- the folP gene encoding dihydropteroate synthase, translating into MNRILQLGSYRFPSHKTLVMGIVNVTPDSFSDGGRYNTIEQAVLHAQKLVAEGADILDIGGESTRPGATMVSLEKELDRVVPVIEAISREVDAPISIDTYKAKVGEEAIKAGAHLLNDIWGGKKDPDMVRVAAKTGVPIVLMQNREKAEYRNLIADMQTDLLESISIAKSAGVTDEQIILDPGIGFAKSYEDNLLVMRKLEAFTTMGYPVLLGTSRKSLIARTLELPTDERVEGTAATVALGITKGCQIVRVHDVKEIARVCKMMDAMLYRKHPSGE; encoded by the coding sequence ATGAATAGGATCCTTCAATTAGGCTCATATCGATTTCCATCTCATAAAACGCTAGTGATGGGGATTGTAAATGTAACTCCTGACTCATTTTCCGATGGTGGTCGTTATAATACGATCGAACAGGCTGTTCTGCATGCACAAAAGCTAGTTGCTGAGGGAGCAGATATTTTGGATATAGGTGGAGAATCTACTCGACCTGGTGCAACTATGGTCTCGCTTGAAAAAGAATTAGACAGAGTGGTCCCAGTGATTGAAGCGATTTCCCGTGAAGTGGATGCCCCTATCTCCATTGATACCTATAAAGCAAAAGTGGGAGAAGAGGCAATAAAAGCCGGAGCACACCTTCTAAATGATATATGGGGTGGTAAAAAGGATCCTGACATGGTACGAGTGGCTGCCAAAACGGGAGTGCCGATCGTTTTGATGCAGAACCGTGAAAAAGCTGAGTATCGAAATTTAATAGCAGATATGCAAACAGATTTGCTAGAATCGATAAGTATTGCCAAGTCGGCTGGTGTCACGGATGAACAGATCATTTTGGATCCTGGGATTGGTTTTGCCAAAAGTTACGAAGATAACTTGTTGGTGATGAGAAAATTAGAGGCATTTACAACGATGGGGTATCCAGTGCTGTTAGGTACCTCTCGAAAGTCACTGATTGCCCGAACTCTAGAACTGCCGACTGACGAACGAGTCGAAGGAACAGCTGCCACAGTAGCACTAGGAATCACAAAAGGATGTCAGATTGTTCGAGTACATGATGTCAAAGAGATTGCTCGAGTCTGCAAAATGATGGATGCGATGTTATATAGAAAGCATCCTTCGGGGGAGTAG
- a CDS encoding type III pantothenate kinase — MLFVIDIGNTNIVMGVYQGDRLAYQWRVQTNRNATEDEYAMVFQNLLTHAEISVEEITGIAVSSVVPPVTYVMRKLSEKYFGQTPIILGPGVKTGLNLYCDNPREVGADRIANAVAGVEIYGAPLIIVDFGTATTFCCIDEQERYLGGAICPGVNISAEALYQRAAKLTRVEMVNPGQVIGRNTTHSVQSGIYYGYVSMVDGIVKRMKKEFQQSPKVIATGGLANLFFDDTETIDEVNPYLTLIGLKKIFERNQK, encoded by the coding sequence ATGTTGTTTGTGATCGATATAGGGAATACCAATATTGTAATGGGAGTGTATCAAGGAGATCGCCTTGCCTATCAATGGAGAGTACAAACCAATCGAAATGCAACAGAAGATGAGTATGCTATGGTTTTTCAAAATCTGCTAACACATGCTGAGATCTCTGTCGAAGAAATCACAGGTATTGCAGTCTCTTCTGTGGTACCACCTGTTACGTATGTGATGCGGAAGCTGTCAGAAAAATATTTTGGACAGACGCCTATCATTTTAGGTCCAGGAGTCAAAACAGGCCTTAATCTATATTGTGACAATCCCCGTGAAGTGGGCGCAGATCGGATTGCCAATGCGGTAGCAGGAGTAGAGATCTATGGAGCGCCTCTCATTATTGTGGATTTTGGGACAGCTACTACCTTTTGTTGTATTGATGAACAAGAACGATATCTGGGAGGAGCTATTTGTCCAGGAGTCAATATCTCAGCAGAAGCCCTTTACCAACGTGCTGCGAAGTTAACAAGGGTGGAGATGGTAAACCCAGGTCAAGTAATTGGGCGCAATACTACCCATTCCGTACAATCTGGCATTTACTATGGCTATGTGAGTATGGTGGATGGGATTGTAAAGCGAATGAAAAAAGAATTTCAGCAAAGTCCGAAGGTTATTGCCACAGGAGGACTAGCGAACCTTTTCTTTGATGATACGGAGACTATTGATGAGGTGAACCCGTATCTGACACTCATTGGGCTTAAAAAGATTTTTGAACGCAATCAAAAATAG
- the hpt gene encoding hypoxanthine phosphoribosyltransferase encodes MHQDMKEILITKNEIQGKIQELGHVLKQDLGDLNPLCICVLKGAVPFMADLVKAMDFPLEMDFMAVSSYGASTKSSGVVRILKDLDASVENRHILIVEDIIDSGLTLSYLVDLLKGRQAASVRTVTLLDKPARRTVNLVPDYTCFEVPDYFVVGYGLDYNEKYRNLPYIGVLKPEVYQD; translated from the coding sequence ATGCATCAAGACATGAAGGAGATCCTGATTACAAAAAATGAAATTCAAGGGAAAATCCAAGAACTTGGACATGTCCTTAAACAGGATCTAGGTGATTTAAATCCACTTTGCATCTGCGTTCTAAAAGGCGCCGTTCCATTTATGGCTGATTTAGTTAAAGCGATGGACTTTCCGCTAGAAATGGATTTTATGGCGGTATCCAGCTACGGTGCTTCGACCAAATCTTCTGGTGTGGTTCGAATTCTCAAAGACTTAGACGCATCTGTAGAGAACCGTCATATCTTAATTGTTGAAGACATCATTGATAGTGGGCTTACGCTCAGTTATCTAGTCGATCTATTAAAAGGGCGTCAAGCTGCGAGTGTACGCACTGTTACTTTGCTTGATAAACCTGCACGTCGAACAGTCAATTTAGTCCCGGATTATACCTGTTTTGAAGTCCCGGATTATTTTGTAGTTGGCTATGGACTGGATTACAATGAAAAGTATCGTAATTTGCCGTACATAGGTGTTTTGAAGCCAGAAGTGTATCAAGACTAA
- the folB gene encoding dihydroneopterin aldolase, protein MDKIFLQKMHFYAYHGVLPEENRLGQRFQVDLELFLDLASAGATDDLQKTINYAEVYEAVRQEVEGHKYMLLEKLADQIAHKLLKEFAIEEVLVRVTKPDPPIPGHYQAVGVEIKRHKA, encoded by the coding sequence ATGGACAAGATATTTTTGCAAAAAATGCATTTCTACGCATATCATGGTGTGTTACCAGAAGAGAATCGCCTTGGTCAACGTTTTCAAGTAGATCTAGAACTTTTTCTAGACTTAGCTTCTGCTGGTGCGACGGATGACCTGCAAAAGACTATTAATTACGCAGAAGTTTACGAGGCGGTTCGGCAAGAAGTAGAGGGACATAAGTACATGCTACTAGAAAAGTTGGCAGATCAGATAGCCCATAAACTTCTTAAGGAATTTGCGATTGAAGAAGTGTTAGTTCGAGTCACCAAACCAGACCCACCGATTCCTGGGCATTATCAAGCAGTGGGAGTCGAGATCAAGAGGCACAAAGCATGA
- the cysK gene encoding cysteine synthase A: MRVANSILDLIGQTPIVKLNHIVGKADADVYLKLEYFNPGGSVKDRIALSMIEEAEKRGELKPGSTIIEPTSGNTGIGLAMVAAAKGYKAILVMPDTMSLERRNLLKAYGAELVLTPGADGMRGAIEKAEQLAKENPSYFMPQQFQNPDNVKAHLEHTSKEILDQLDGQLDAFVSGVGTGGTITGVGQVLKEQVQGVQLVAVEPTASPVLSGGKPGPHKIQGIGAGFVPSILQTDLYDEVIQIENEEAFEWSRKVAKEEGILVGISSGAAIAAALRLARRLGAGKKVLAIIPSSGERYLTTPLFQFDS; the protein is encoded by the coding sequence ATGCGAGTAGCAAATAGTATTTTAGACCTGATTGGACAAACACCAATCGTAAAACTAAATCATATCGTCGGCAAAGCAGATGCAGACGTTTATCTCAAGTTAGAATACTTTAATCCAGGTGGTAGCGTGAAAGATCGTATCGCCCTAAGCATGATCGAAGAAGCAGAAAAGCGTGGAGAGCTAAAACCGGGGTCTACGATCATCGAGCCGACTAGTGGTAATACTGGTATTGGTTTGGCGATGGTGGCAGCGGCCAAAGGATATAAAGCGATTCTCGTGATGCCAGACACGATGAGTTTGGAACGACGTAATCTCCTAAAAGCGTATGGAGCAGAATTGGTTTTGACACCAGGAGCAGATGGGATGCGTGGAGCGATTGAAAAGGCAGAACAGCTAGCAAAAGAAAACCCTAGCTATTTCATGCCACAACAATTCCAAAATCCTGATAATGTCAAAGCACATTTGGAACACACTTCCAAAGAAATATTAGATCAGTTAGATGGACAACTAGATGCATTTGTCTCTGGCGTAGGAACAGGCGGAACCATCACTGGTGTCGGTCAAGTGTTAAAGGAACAAGTACAAGGTGTACAATTGGTTGCAGTAGAACCAACTGCTTCTCCGGTACTCTCTGGAGGAAAACCAGGTCCTCATAAAATTCAAGGAATTGGTGCTGGATTTGTTCCTTCCATCCTTCAAACTGATTTATATGATGAAGTAATTCAGATTGAGAATGAAGAAGCCTTTGAGTGGTCGAGAAAAGTTGCCAAAGAAGAAGGGATTTTGGTAGGAATTTCTTCTGGTGCTGCAATTGCTGCTGCACTTCGGTTGGCAAGAAGACTAGGAGCAGGAAAAAAAGTATTGGCGATTATTCCAAGTAGTGGAGAGCGCTATCTAACTACTCCCCTGTTTCAATTTGATAGTTAA
- the hslO gene encoding Hsp33 family molecular chaperone HslO codes for MVDYAVRAISKSGHIRGLAAITTDLVQDLQKAHTTLPVVSAALGRTATMGALIGLTLKDPRYRVTIRVDGDGPIGKIVVDANGTGQVRGYVDNPAVLIPLKENGKLDVSGAVGEGMIYINRDLGLREPYGGASPIISGELAEDFTYYFTTSEQTPSSVGLGVLVNRDKIMVAGGYMIQLMPQVEEEEIAQLEERIAKMNGGVTEHFHKGVTPEGLLRLLMGDDASILDKQDLQFHCTCSKEQIGGVLKSLGSKEVEAILTEDGKAEVVCHFCNTKYHYSGEDLKQLLSELN; via the coding sequence ATGGTTGATTATGCAGTTAGAGCCATTTCAAAAAGTGGACATATACGAGGATTGGCAGCTATTACAACCGATTTAGTGCAAGATTTACAAAAAGCACATACTACACTACCAGTAGTCAGTGCGGCTTTAGGGAGAACAGCTACAATGGGAGCTCTTATCGGTCTTACACTAAAAGATCCTCGCTATCGCGTCACCATTCGGGTAGACGGCGATGGACCAATCGGGAAGATCGTTGTAGATGCCAATGGGACAGGTCAAGTAAGAGGGTATGTTGATAACCCAGCAGTGCTTATTCCCTTAAAAGAGAATGGGAAATTGGACGTCTCTGGTGCTGTCGGAGAAGGAATGATCTATATTAATCGTGATCTAGGTTTGCGGGAACCATATGGAGGTGCTTCTCCTATTATCTCAGGTGAGCTCGCTGAAGATTTTACCTATTACTTTACAACAAGTGAACAAACTCCAAGCTCAGTGGGATTAGGTGTGTTAGTAAACCGTGACAAAATCATGGTCGCTGGTGGATATATGATTCAACTCATGCCACAAGTTGAAGAAGAAGAAATCGCCCAGTTAGAAGAACGGATTGCCAAGATGAATGGCGGAGTAACGGAGCACTTTCATAAGGGAGTAACACCAGAAGGCTTATTACGATTGCTTATGGGAGATGACGCATCTATTCTAGATAAGCAAGATCTCCAATTCCATTGTACTTGCTCCAAAGAACAAATTGGAGGAGTTCTAAAAAGCCTTGGCTCCAAAGAAGTAGAAGCAATCCTTACCGAAGATGGAAAAGCAGAGGTAGTCTGTCATTTTTGTAATACCAAGTACCATTACTCGGGAGAGGATCTAAAGCAATTACTTAGCGAGCTGAATTGA
- the dusB gene encoding tRNA dihydrouridine synthase DusB encodes MFQIGNVKPKNKVVLAPMAGVCNPAFRLIAKEFGTGLVCAEMVSDKAILHGNQRTREMLFVDEREKPLSLQIFGGDRESLVEAAKVVDKQTNADIIDINMGCPVPKVTKCDAGARWLLDPNKIYEMVSAVVDAVDKPVTVKMRIGWDEEHIYAIQNAQAVERAGGKAVAVHGRTRVQMYTGKADWDIIRQVKENVSIPVIGNGDVASPEDAKRMLETTGCDAVMIGRAALGNPWMLYRTVEYLTNGKLPAEPSATEKMRIAVLHMDRLVALRGERVAVREMRKHAAWYLKGLRGATRIKDQVNEQETRDGMADLLVAFGRQSDQAKAEATAS; translated from the coding sequence ATGTTTCAGATCGGAAATGTAAAGCCAAAAAATAAGGTTGTTCTTGCTCCGATGGCAGGTGTATGTAATCCCGCTTTCCGTTTGATTGCCAAGGAATTTGGTACGGGACTCGTTTGTGCGGAGATGGTAAGTGATAAAGCTATTTTACATGGTAATCAACGAACGAGAGAGATGTTATTTGTAGATGAGCGAGAAAAACCGTTGAGCTTGCAAATTTTTGGTGGAGATCGCGAATCCCTCGTAGAAGCTGCAAAAGTAGTAGACAAGCAAACCAATGCAGACATTATTGATATCAATATGGGGTGCCCAGTACCAAAAGTGACTAAGTGTGATGCGGGGGCTAGATGGCTTCTCGACCCAAATAAAATTTATGAGATGGTTTCAGCAGTAGTGGATGCAGTAGATAAACCAGTAACAGTAAAGATGAGAATAGGCTGGGACGAGGAACACATCTATGCTATTCAAAATGCTCAAGCTGTAGAGAGAGCAGGAGGAAAAGCAGTTGCTGTTCATGGACGTACACGTGTTCAGATGTACACTGGAAAGGCGGATTGGGATATTATCCGTCAAGTAAAAGAAAATGTCTCGATTCCCGTAATAGGAAATGGGGACGTTGCTTCTCCTGAGGATGCTAAGCGTATGCTCGAGACAACGGGTTGTGATGCGGTAATGATTGGTCGAGCTGCTTTAGGGAATCCTTGGATGCTATATCGTACAGTAGAGTATCTAACAAACGGTAAACTACCTGCGGAACCGTCTGCTACAGAGAAAATGCGCATTGCGGTTCTTCACATGGATCGTTTGGTTGCCTTGCGCGGAGAACGTGTGGCTGTACGTGAGATGAGAAAGCATGCTGCTTGGTATTTAAAAGGACTACGTGGTGCGACTCGTATCAAGGATCAAGTAAACGAGCAAGAGACACGCGATGGTATGGCTGATTTGTTAGTAGCATTTGGGAGACAATCAGATCAAGCAAAAGCAGAAGCAACGGCTTCTTAA
- a CDS encoding nucleotide exchange factor GrpE — translation MGPRKENHRFYEQGSQLPQAPPTQQASRFMTSRERSIQKAREGKPVEQRQQQQVLSFLGNLQSNFTSLVRLVEKRLTYDRTKEVAFERLYQEMDVLKQDQELNQLRPLYIDLILFHDRMENIYKDAIDSGKVSPELTELLKSLNGELMEILYRRGVEPIILTSYNFDPKYQEVVKTEPTYDREEDNLIVDIVRNGFKYKDVILRPTKVIIKKYQG, via the coding sequence ATGGGTCCCAGGAAAGAAAACCATCGATTTTATGAGCAAGGTTCTCAACTTCCTCAGGCTCCGCCTACACAACAGGCAAGCCGGTTTATGACCAGCAGAGAACGCTCCATACAAAAAGCGCGAGAAGGGAAACCAGTTGAACAGAGGCAACAACAACAGGTGCTCTCTTTTTTAGGCAACCTACAATCAAATTTCACATCATTAGTTCGACTGGTGGAAAAACGCTTAACGTATGATCGTACAAAAGAAGTAGCATTTGAACGTCTGTATCAAGAAATGGATGTACTAAAACAGGATCAAGAATTAAATCAGTTGCGCCCGCTATATATTGATCTAATTCTTTTCCATGATCGTATGGAAAATATCTACAAAGATGCAATTGACTCTGGAAAGGTCTCTCCAGAGTTAACAGAATTACTCAAGTCTCTTAATGGAGAATTAATGGAAATTCTATATCGTCGTGGAGTAGAACCTATTATTTTGACTTCCTACAACTTTGATCCAAAGTATCAAGAAGTAGTGAAGACAGAACCTACCTATGATCGAGAAGAGGATAACTTAATTGTAGATATTGTTCGAAATGGCTTCAAATATAAGGATGTTATATTACGCCCAACCAAAGTTATTATTAAGAAGTACCAAGGTTAA
- the ftsH gene encoding ATP-dependent zinc metalloprotease FtsH codes for MKNFFLRNGLLYVILILVTIGVVNLINSAETSNDPIKYSQFRDALAKKTITNVKVRPESGTYYIEGEYKGLKGKTFTTTAPIHETNLTKELEASGVPVEFQKQKSDSVWISFFTSIIPLVIILLLFFFLFNQAQGGGSRVMNFGKSRAKLYNEEKKRITFDDVAGADEEKAELVEIVDFLKDNRRFAAIGARIPKGVLLVGPPGTGKTLLARAVAGEAKVPFFSISGSDFVEMFVGVGASRVRDLFEQAKKNAPCIIFIDEIDAVGRQRGAGLGGGHDEREQTLNQLLVEMDGFDANAGIIMIAATNRPDILDPALLRPGRFDRQILVNRPDVKGREAVLKVHARNKPLAPSVKLDVVAKRTTGFSGADLENLLNEAALMAARSNKKEITMDEIDEAVDRVIAGPQKKSRVVSEKERNIVAYHEAGHVIVGYYCENADTVHKVTIVPRGQAGGYAMMLPKEDRYLATKPELLDRVTGLLGGRVAEEIVFGEVSTGASNDFEKATAIVRSMITEYGMSDRLAPMQYGRSQGQVFLGRDIGHEQNYSDKVAYDIDNEMQDMINRCYTRAKDMLLEHRDKLELLAQTLLTRETLDEESIRQLLDHGKIEDEVKVNIHSKEEETSEQASVEKKDDPTDLDENK; via the coding sequence ATGAAGAACTTCTTCCTCAGGAACGGATTACTATATGTAATTCTCATCCTTGTAACGATCGGCGTAGTTAACCTGATCAATAGCGCCGAAACATCGAATGACCCTATAAAATATAGCCAGTTTCGCGATGCGTTAGCGAAGAAAACCATTACCAATGTAAAGGTTCGTCCCGAAAGTGGTACATATTATATCGAAGGGGAGTACAAAGGTCTAAAAGGAAAAACATTTACGACCACTGCTCCAATTCATGAGACAAATCTGACTAAAGAATTAGAGGCGTCAGGTGTTCCAGTCGAATTTCAAAAGCAAAAAAGTGATTCGGTATGGATCTCCTTCTTTACATCGATTATTCCGTTAGTTATTATCTTACTCCTTTTCTTCTTCTTGTTTAACCAAGCCCAAGGTGGCGGAAGCCGAGTAATGAACTTTGGTAAAAGTCGGGCCAAGCTGTATAACGAAGAGAAGAAACGCATTACTTTTGATGATGTGGCCGGGGCTGATGAGGAAAAAGCGGAGTTAGTAGAAATTGTTGACTTCCTTAAAGATAACCGCCGTTTTGCTGCGATTGGTGCACGGATTCCCAAAGGAGTTCTTTTGGTAGGACCTCCAGGTACAGGGAAAACCTTGCTAGCTCGTGCAGTTGCGGGAGAAGCAAAGGTTCCATTTTTCTCCATTAGTGGTTCGGATTTCGTAGAAATGTTTGTTGGGGTAGGGGCTTCCCGTGTGCGGGACCTATTCGAACAGGCAAAGAAAAACGCTCCTTGTATTATCTTTATTGATGAGATCGATGCTGTAGGTCGTCAGCGTGGCGCCGGGCTTGGTGGCGGACATGATGAGCGGGAACAAACATTGAATCAGTTACTGGTCGAGATGGATGGCTTTGATGCCAATGCGGGTATTATCATGATTGCTGCAACCAACCGTCCAGATATTCTCGATCCAGCCTTACTGCGTCCTGGTCGTTTTGACCGTCAGATTCTGGTTAACCGCCCAGATGTCAAAGGTCGTGAAGCGGTACTCAAGGTACATGCTCGTAACAAACCACTAGCTCCGTCTGTTAAACTCGATGTAGTGGCAAAACGTACGACAGGTTTCTCTGGTGCAGACTTAGAGAACTTACTGAATGAAGCTGCTCTGATGGCTGCTCGTTCTAATAAAAAAGAGATTACGATGGATGAAATTGATGAAGCTGTTGACCGTGTAATTGCAGGTCCACAGAAGAAAAGCCGGGTAGTAAGTGAAAAAGAACGAAACATTGTAGCTTATCACGAAGCAGGTCATGTAATTGTAGGGTACTATTGTGAAAATGCGGATACTGTACATAAAGTGACGATTGTCCCACGTGGGCAGGCTGGTGGATATGCGATGATGTTGCCAAAAGAAGATCGTTATCTTGCAACCAAACCAGAGCTTCTTGATCGTGTAACGGGACTCTTAGGCGGTCGCGTAGCAGAGGAGATTGTCTTTGGAGAGGTCAGCACCGGTGCTAGTAACGACTTTGAAAAAGCAACTGCTATTGTTCGCTCTATGATTACAGAGTACGGAATGAGTGACCGACTAGCTCCTATGCAGTATGGACGTTCTCAAGGTCAAGTCTTCCTAGGACGTGACATTGGTCATGAGCAAAACTACAGTGACAAGGTTGCTTATGATATTGATAACGAAATGCAAGATATGATTAACCGCTGTTATACCAGAGCCAAAGATATGTTGCTTGAGCATCGAGATAAATTGGAGCTCTTGGCGCAGACTCTCTTGACTCGAGAAACATTAGATGAAGAATCGATTCGTCAGTTGCTTGATCATGGTAAGATTGAAGATGAGGTCAAAGTGAACATCCATAGCAAAGAGGAAGAAACCTCTGAGCAGGCATCTGTAGAAAAAAAGGATGACCCAACTGATTTGGATGAGAACAAATAA